The following proteins are co-located in the Bacillus pumilus genome:
- a CDS encoding Lrp/AsnC family transcriptional regulator: MKLTEKETEILEILDENSRADLNTIAKMAGVTAEEAEAIIQKLEDQKVIIDYSTMIDWRKVDGHEGVTAMIDVKVTPKRGVGFDEIAERIYRFQEVESVYLMSGVYDLSVVIRGRSMSDIARFVSEKLSTLDSVVSTTTHFILKRYKHDGKVFETGDDDKRIVVSP, from the coding sequence ATGAAACTAACAGAAAAAGAAACTGAAATATTAGAGATTTTAGATGAAAACAGCCGTGCCGATTTAAATACAATTGCGAAAATGGCAGGTGTGACAGCAGAAGAAGCCGAAGCCATTATTCAAAAACTTGAAGATCAAAAAGTCATTATTGATTATTCGACCATGATTGACTGGCGTAAAGTGGATGGTCACGAAGGCGTCACAGCCATGATTGATGTGAAAGTGACACCGAAAAGAGGTGTCGGATTTGATGAAATTGCTGAACGCATTTACAGGTTTCAGGAAGTGGAGTCTGTGTATTTAATGTCAGGTGTATATGATCTATCTGTTGTGATCCGCGGGAGATCCATGTCTGACATTGCCCGCTTCGTATCTGAAAAATTATCGACACTTGATTCCGTTGTTTCAACAACTACCCACTTCATTTTGAAAAGATATAAACATGATGGGAAAGTGTTTGAAACAGGAGACGATGACAAAAGAATCGTGGTGTCTCCTTAA
- a CDS encoding hemolysin family protein — MYILNVFLVILLIAATAFFVVTEFAIVKIRGSKINQLIESGDKRAIHVQKLISNLDEYLSACQLGITITALGLGWLGEPTVEHFLHPLFEKLELHSALTDILSFIIAFVIITFLHVVVGELAPKTIAIQKAEAVSLVTAKPLIFFYKVMYPFIKALNGAARGIVKLFGFHSVKEHEVAISEEELRLILSESYEKGEINQSEYKYVNKIFEFDNRVAREIMIPRTEISAIDIEQTLEDITHYMLNERYTRYPVIKEDKDHVIGVINSKDVFKASFLNQEVSIDDLMRPVIRVIESTPVQELLILMQKERIHMSMLVDEYGGTAGLVTVEDILEEIVGEIRDEYDQDETPHIVKKGDFHYVMDGKALIDEVNDLLDLAIENDDVDTIAGWMMTHKFDIEIGDTIEAEGCEFKILEAEDHHIRTIEIKKIHFF, encoded by the coding sequence TTGTACATTTTAAACGTATTTTTAGTCATATTACTCATTGCTGCGACAGCATTTTTTGTTGTCACTGAATTTGCGATTGTGAAAATTAGAGGCTCCAAAATCAATCAGCTGATCGAAAGCGGTGATAAGAGAGCCATCCATGTTCAAAAACTCATTTCAAATCTCGACGAATATTTATCCGCTTGTCAGCTGGGGATTACCATCACTGCATTAGGCTTAGGGTGGTTAGGAGAGCCGACGGTGGAGCATTTCCTGCATCCGCTTTTTGAAAAATTAGAGCTTCATTCCGCATTGACAGACATCTTATCGTTTATCATCGCATTTGTGATCATTACGTTTTTACATGTCGTCGTTGGAGAACTGGCGCCTAAAACGATTGCCATTCAAAAGGCAGAGGCCGTCAGTCTTGTGACAGCAAAACCACTGATTTTTTTCTATAAAGTCATGTACCCGTTTATTAAAGCATTAAATGGGGCTGCGCGAGGCATTGTGAAATTATTTGGTTTTCATTCTGTCAAAGAACATGAAGTGGCGATTAGTGAGGAAGAATTGCGTCTCATTTTATCTGAAAGCTACGAGAAGGGCGAGATCAACCAATCTGAATATAAATATGTGAATAAAATATTTGAATTTGATAACCGAGTGGCGAGAGAGATCATGATTCCTCGCACAGAAATCTCAGCCATCGACATTGAGCAGACGCTTGAGGATATCACGCATTATATGCTGAACGAAAGGTACACACGCTATCCTGTCATCAAAGAAGACAAAGATCACGTGATTGGTGTCATCAACAGCAAAGATGTATTTAAAGCAAGCTTCCTGAATCAAGAGGTTTCCATTGATGACTTAATGCGTCCGGTGATTCGGGTGATTGAAAGTACCCCTGTTCAAGAATTGCTTATTTTGATGCAAAAGGAACGGATCCATATGTCGATGCTTGTAGACGAATACGGCGGAACAGCGGGACTCGTCACAGTAGAAGACATATTAGAGGAAATTGTGGGAGAGATTCGGGACGAATATGACCAGGATGAGACTCCGCATATTGTCAAAAAAGGGGACTTCCACTATGTGATGGATGGGAAAGCCTTGATTGATGAAGTAAACGATTTATTGGATTTAGCCATTGAAAATGATGATGTCGATACGATTGCTGGCTGGATGATGACGCATAAATTCGATATTGAGATTGGAGATACGATTGAAGCAGAAGGCTGTGAATTTAAAATCTTAGAGGCAGAAGACCATCATATTCGTACCATTGAAATAAAAAAGATTCACTTTTTCTAA
- a CDS encoding YugN-like family protein: protein MIHVPSRLTGESFSLYHLEETMKPLGYVINGNWDYDHGYFDYKIDNRDGYTFLRVPFTAEKGQLDQPGVVVKVGHPFLLKHVYQDKLDDHAMVGNVGASFNQFQEPKEKDGDVSKAYTEIGFSLVKELEDALL from the coding sequence ATGATTCATGTACCATCCAGGCTGACTGGTGAAAGCTTTTCACTATATCATTTGGAAGAAACCATGAAGCCGCTCGGCTACGTCATTAATGGCAATTGGGATTATGATCACGGGTATTTTGATTATAAAATTGATAACCGTGATGGCTATACCTTTCTCAGAGTTCCTTTTACAGCCGAGAAAGGACAGCTGGATCAGCCAGGTGTTGTGGTGAAAGTGGGACATCCATTTCTCTTAAAGCATGTATATCAAGACAAATTAGATGACCATGCGATGGTTGGAAATGTGGGAGCATCCTTTAACCAATTCCAAGAACCAAAAGAGAAAGATGGAGATGTATCAAAAGCTTATACTGAGATTGGCTTTTCACTCGTCAAGGAATTAGAAGATGCACTGCTTTAA
- a CDS encoding potassium channel family protein: MKSNRIFIAWLRWPLYLRIAIIICFILLFFGQLIVLVEPKQYHTIFDGIWWALITISTVGYGDFVPQTMPGQVAGMALIFIGASFVTAYFATLAAAVFSKQHHYVEGKVTFKGKGHLIIVGWNEKTSKLLQSFQTIDPAMPIVLIDDSLKEGPLLENVHFIKGHGTEDVTLRKANITGADTLMITADQHENELTADMQSVLTLLAAKGLNPSLYCLIEILTDRYVKNAERAGANQVIHTSDAVNHLMVEHFLLKEQLMTLKKKRNMTLHKHVTIIPVPASLAGETFLTVLHHFLEHHVIIVGVQKKEGPMMNPPFGYELHPEDELISL; encoded by the coding sequence ATGAAATCAAACCGTATCTTTATCGCTTGGCTAAGGTGGCCTCTTTATCTTCGCATTGCCATCATCATTTGTTTCATACTTCTCTTTTTTGGTCAATTAATCGTTTTAGTTGAACCAAAGCAGTACCATACGATCTTTGATGGGATCTGGTGGGCGCTCATTACAATCTCTACTGTTGGATACGGTGATTTTGTGCCGCAAACCATGCCTGGACAAGTGGCTGGTATGGCTCTCATTTTTATCGGTGCAAGCTTTGTCACGGCTTACTTCGCCACGCTTGCTGCCGCTGTGTTTAGCAAGCAGCACCATTATGTAGAGGGGAAAGTTACTTTTAAGGGAAAAGGGCACCTGATTATCGTCGGCTGGAATGAGAAAACGAGCAAACTGCTTCAATCGTTTCAAACAATTGATCCAGCCATGCCGATTGTACTGATTGATGACTCCTTGAAGGAAGGGCCTCTTTTAGAAAATGTTCATTTTATTAAAGGACATGGTACGGAAGATGTCACACTTCGCAAAGCCAATATTACAGGCGCAGATACACTCATGATTACCGCAGATCAGCATGAAAATGAATTGACAGCCGATATGCAGAGTGTCTTAACATTGCTCGCAGCAAAAGGATTAAATCCTTCGTTATACTGCCTAATTGAGATTTTAACAGATCGTTACGTGAAAAATGCCGAGCGTGCTGGAGCCAATCAAGTCATCCATACATCTGATGCTGTGAATCATTTAATGGTCGAACATTTTCTTTTAAAGGAACAGCTCATGACGTTAAAGAAAAAACGAAATATGACACTGCATAAACATGTCACCATCATTCCTGTACCAGCTTCATTAGCGGGAGAAACGTTCTTAACAGTGCTCCATCACTTTCTAGAGCATCATGTGATCATCGTAGGCGTACAAAAAAAAGAAGGACCCATGATGAATCCTCCCTTTGGATATGAGCTTCATCCAGAGGATGAGCTGATCAGCCTTTAA
- a CDS encoding DUF378 domain-containing protein — MSAIQRIALVLTIIGAINWGLIGFFQFDLVAAIFGGQGSALSRIIYGLVGIAGLVNLGLLFKPSEQAVRDEPNPEVR, encoded by the coding sequence ATGAGTGCTATTCAACGTATTGCCCTCGTGCTCACGATTATTGGTGCTATTAACTGGGGACTAATCGGCTTTTTTCAATTTGACTTAGTAGCAGCGATCTTTGGCGGTCAAGGTTCTGCATTATCACGTATTATTTATGGTCTTGTTGGAATTGCAGGTCTTGTCAATCTTGGTCTATTGTTCAAGCCAAGTGAACAAGCTGTCCGTGACGAGCCGAATCCAGAGGTTCGCTAA
- a CDS encoding spore germination protein, translated as MRTNHIYIHDISGQAIVNFGNVGRICPMSAVKDTEGAGSANETNPSFNQSLFDAAFTNNVQMTKGRCMNSSL; from the coding sequence ATGAGAACGAATCATATTTATATTCACGATATTTCTGGTCAGGCGATCGTCAACTTTGGCAATGTTGGACGCATTTGTCCGATGAGTGCTGTGAAGGATACAGAAGGCGCTGGCAGTGCGAATGAGACCAATCCATCTTTCAATCAAAGCTTATTCGATGCCGCTTTTACAAACAATGTGCAAATGACGAAAGGAAGATGCATGAATTCCTCTCTTTAA
- a CDS encoding iron-containing alcohol dehydrogenase: MDRFTYWNPTKLMFGKGEVSALSDELKHYGKNVLLVYGGGSIKRNGLYDQVVSILKESGAAITELAGVEPNPRLTTVRKGVELCKENQVDFILAVGGGSVIDATKAIAAGAKYDGDAWDIVTRKHVPMEAIPFGTVLTLAATGSEMNSGSVITNWETNEKYGWGSPAVFPKFSILDPVNTFTVPKNHTIYGMVDMMSHVFEQYFHHTENTPYQDRMCEGLLRTVIETAPKLINDLENYELRETILFTGTIALNGMLSMGARGDWASHNIEHAVSAVYDIPHAGGLAILFPNWMKHVIQENPARFKQLAVRVFDVDPAGKTDEEVGLEGIEKLSAFWTSLGAPSRLADYDINDEKIDLIADRAMARGEFGQFKKLNKEDVLAILNASL, translated from the coding sequence ATGGATCGATTTACTTATTGGAACCCAACGAAATTAATGTTTGGAAAGGGAGAAGTTTCAGCCCTTTCAGATGAACTCAAACACTACGGAAAAAACGTATTGCTCGTATATGGTGGAGGCAGTATTAAACGAAACGGCCTTTATGATCAAGTTGTCAGCATTTTAAAAGAATCAGGAGCTGCAATCACTGAACTTGCTGGGGTTGAGCCGAACCCGCGCTTAACAACGGTAAGAAAAGGGGTTGAGCTTTGCAAAGAGAACCAAGTTGATTTTATTTTGGCAGTCGGCGGCGGAAGTGTCATTGATGCAACGAAAGCGATCGCAGCTGGTGCGAAGTACGATGGAGATGCTTGGGATATCGTCACTCGAAAGCATGTCCCAATGGAAGCCATCCCATTCGGTACTGTTTTAACACTTGCCGCAACAGGCTCTGAAATGAACTCTGGATCCGTCATCACAAACTGGGAAACAAATGAGAAATATGGCTGGGGCAGTCCAGCAGTCTTCCCTAAATTCTCTATTCTTGATCCAGTAAACACATTCACTGTTCCGAAAAATCACACGATTTATGGAATGGTCGACATGATGTCACACGTGTTTGAACAATATTTCCATCACACTGAAAATACACCTTATCAAGATCGTATGTGTGAAGGACTTCTACGTACCGTCATTGAAACGGCGCCGAAGTTGATCAACGATCTAGAGAACTATGAGCTGCGTGAAACCATCTTATTCACTGGTACAATTGCACTAAATGGAATGCTTTCAATGGGCGCACGTGGTGACTGGGCATCTCACAATATTGAGCATGCAGTATCTGCTGTCTATGATATTCCTCATGCAGGCGGACTTGCGATCTTGTTCCCGAACTGGATGAAGCATGTCATTCAAGAAAATCCAGCCCGCTTTAAGCAATTAGCGGTGCGTGTATTCGATGTGGACCCTGCGGGCAAAACAGACGAAGAAGTAGGCTTAGAAGGTATCGAAAAACTGTCTGCTTTCTGGACGAGCCTAGGTGCACCAAGCCGTTTAGCTGATTATGATATCAACGATGAGAAAATTGATTTAATTGCAGACCGTGCAATGGCACGCGGTGAATTTGGTCAATTTAAAAAGCTAAACAAAGAAGATGTCCTAGCCATTTTGAACGCTTCTTTATAA
- a CDS encoding zinc metallopeptidase, translating to MFFYFLTFAALGLSFWAQFKVKNNFEKYSKVEAASMKTGAETARYILDRNGLYDVPVEPVRGTLTDHYDPTQRVVRLSEPVYYGHSISAISVASHEVGHALQHQESYGALVLRHKIFPVVNFASGVAPLLFLGGLLLGSLNLIGLGIILFSAAVFFQLVTLPVEFNASSRAKDIIVSEGIIRSSEERGVNKVLNAAALTYVAAALVSLFELLRFVMIFLNGRND from the coding sequence CTGTTTTTTTATTTTTTAACATTTGCCGCATTGGGATTGTCATTTTGGGCACAATTTAAAGTGAAGAATAATTTTGAAAAGTATTCAAAGGTCGAGGCAGCCAGTATGAAAACAGGCGCTGAAACCGCTCGATATATTTTAGATCGCAACGGGTTATACGACGTGCCTGTTGAACCGGTAAGAGGAACTTTGACTGATCATTACGACCCGACGCAGCGTGTGGTTCGTTTATCTGAACCAGTGTACTACGGCCATTCGATTTCGGCCATTTCAGTCGCATCACACGAGGTCGGACATGCCTTGCAGCATCAGGAATCCTATGGTGCGCTTGTCTTGAGACATAAGATATTCCCTGTCGTGAACTTTGCATCTGGTGTTGCCCCGCTTTTATTTCTGGGTGGATTATTGCTAGGCAGCCTTAACTTAATCGGGCTTGGGATCATTTTGTTCTCAGCGGCTGTGTTCTTTCAGCTTGTCACATTGCCTGTCGAGTTTAATGCAAGTTCTCGTGCAAAAGATATCATTGTTTCAGAAGGAATCATTAGAAGCAGTGAAGAAAGAGGTGTGAACAAGGTATTAAATGCTGCAGCTCTAACGTACGTAGCAGCAGCTCTTGTCTCCCTGTTTGAATTGCTTCGTTTTGTAATGATCTTCCTAAATGGCCGTAATGATTAA
- a CDS encoding secondary thiamine-phosphate synthase enzyme YjbQ — MKKIDLQTDRRDDMIDVTHEVHQYVRETGIQYGTVIVYCPHTTAGITINENADPDVKRDMLRRLDEVFPWEHPKDRHMEGNTAAHMKASYMGASQHVLINYGDLVLGTWQGIYFCEFDGPRHRHFYVQVSSNK; from the coding sequence ATGAAAAAAATCGATTTACAAACAGACAGACGCGATGACATGATAGACGTCACGCACGAAGTCCATCAATATGTCCGGGAAACCGGCATCCAATACGGAACCGTCATTGTCTATTGTCCACATACGACAGCAGGGATCACTATTAATGAAAATGCGGACCCAGATGTCAAACGAGATATGCTGCGCCGGCTTGACGAAGTCTTTCCGTGGGAACATCCAAAGGATCGGCACATGGAAGGAAATACAGCAGCACACATGAAAGCCAGTTATATGGGCGCATCTCAGCATGTTCTCATCAATTACGGTGATCTTGTGCTTGGAACATGGCAGGGAATATATTTTTGTGAGTTTGACGGGCCAAGGCATCGGCATTTTTATGTTCAGGTGTCATCAAACAAGTGA
- a CDS encoding iron-containing alcohol dehydrogenase: MENFIYYNPTKLMFGKGQLEGLKSELARYGKRVLLVYGGGSIKKNGLYDNVISALNEAEAEVFELSGVEPNPRLTTVKKGIDICQKEKIDFLLAVGGGSVIDCTKAIAAGAEYEGDVWDIISKKTTAQKALPFGTVLTLAATGSEMNPDSVITNWETNEKYVWGSSVTHPAFSILDPEHTYSVPENQTVYGMVDMMSHVFEQYFHNVKNTPLQDRMCFAVLQTVIETAPKLLEDLQNYEHRETILYAGTIALNGTLQMGYFGDWASHTIEHAVSAVYDIPHAGGLAILFPNWMRHTLDHNVERFKHLMLSMFDIETEGKSDRDIALEGIDKLSAFWTSLGAPSRLADYDIGEEQLDTIADIAAKEMEYGGFGNFMKLNRDDILSILKASL; the protein is encoded by the coding sequence ATGGAGAACTTTATTTACTATAATCCAACGAAATTAATGTTTGGAAAAGGACAACTAGAAGGACTCAAAAGCGAACTTGCTCGTTATGGGAAACGAGTGTTACTTGTATATGGCGGAGGCAGCATTAAGAAAAATGGTCTTTATGACAATGTCATCAGCGCGTTAAATGAAGCAGAAGCTGAAGTATTTGAGCTGTCTGGCGTTGAACCGAACCCTCGCCTCACAACAGTGAAAAAGGGAATCGACATTTGCCAAAAGGAAAAAATTGATTTCTTATTAGCAGTTGGAGGCGGAAGTGTCATCGACTGTACAAAAGCGATTGCAGCTGGAGCAGAGTATGAAGGTGATGTTTGGGATATTATCTCAAAGAAAACAACTGCTCAAAAAGCATTGCCGTTTGGCACAGTGCTGACGCTTGCGGCGACAGGTTCAGAAATGAACCCAGACTCTGTGATCACAAACTGGGAAACGAATGAAAAATATGTGTGGGGCAGTTCAGTAACTCACCCTGCCTTTTCTATTCTAGACCCTGAGCATACGTATTCTGTCCCAGAAAACCAGACTGTTTATGGAATGGTCGATATGATGAGCCATGTCTTCGAGCAATACTTCCATAATGTAAAAAACACGCCTTTACAGGATCGGATGTGTTTTGCTGTTCTTCAAACGGTGATCGAGACAGCACCAAAACTGCTTGAAGACTTACAAAACTATGAGCATCGCGAAACCATTCTTTATGCAGGAACCATTGCTTTAAATGGTACGCTGCAAATGGGCTACTTTGGCGACTGGGCGTCTCATACGATTGAGCATGCTGTATCGGCTGTTTATGACATTCCGCATGCAGGTGGACTTGCGATCCTCTTCCCAAATTGGATGCGCCATACACTCGATCATAATGTGGAACGTTTTAAACATCTCATGCTGAGCATGTTTGACATCGAGACAGAAGGAAAATCAGATCGTGACATCGCATTAGAAGGAATCGATAAGCTGTCAGCCTTCTGGACAAGCCTAGGTGCACCAAGCCGTTTAGCTGATTATGACATTGGTGAAGAGCAACTAGACACAATTGCCGACATTGCAGCGAAAGAAATGGAATACGGTGGTTTTGGTAACTTTATGAAATTAAACCGTGATGACATTCTATCTATTTTGAAAGCCTCTTTATAA
- the yugI gene encoding S1 domain-containing post-transcriptional regulator GSP13: MATKFEVGSVYTGKVTGLQAYGAFVALDEETQGLVHISEVTHGFVKDINEHLSIGDEVQVKVLSVDEKAGKISLSIRATQEAPERKESKPKKQRPQQVKEEAATPQGFNTLKDKLEEWIEQSNRKDLIKK, translated from the coding sequence ATGGCGACAAAGTTTGAAGTAGGCAGTGTTTACACTGGTAAAGTAACAGGATTACAAGCGTATGGTGCGTTTGTTGCATTAGATGAAGAAACTCAAGGACTTGTGCATATTTCTGAAGTAACGCATGGCTTCGTAAAAGACATCAACGAGCATCTTTCAATTGGTGACGAAGTTCAAGTGAAAGTTCTTTCTGTTGATGAAAAAGCTGGTAAAATCAGCCTTTCTATCCGTGCTACACAAGAAGCACCTGAAAGAAAAGAAAGTAAACCAAAGAAACAAAGACCACAGCAAGTGAAAGAAGAAGCTGCTACGCCACAAGGTTTCAATACACTTAAAGATAAACTTGAAGAGTGGATTGAGCAATCTAACCGTAAAGACTTAATCAAGAAATAA
- a CDS encoding glucose-6-phosphate isomerase: protein MTHIQFDYSKALPFFQEHELTYLKDFVKVAHHNIHEQTGAGSDYLGWVDLPKQYDREEFARIKKSAEKIKSDSDVLLVVGIGGSYLGARAAIEFLNHSFYNTLPKGKRKTPQIIFIGNNISSSYLTDVMDLLEDADFSINVISKSGTTTEPAIAFRIFKKLLIEKYGAEETKKRIYATTDKARGALKTLANEEGYESFIIPDDVGGRYSVLTAVGLLPIAVSGADIDQMMEGAAKASEDFASSELSENAAYQYAVVRNVLYNKGRTIEMLINYEPGLQYFAEWWKQLFGESEGKDEKGIYPSSANFSTDLHSLGQYVQEGRRDLFETIVNVDKPRHELVIETEEQDLDGLNYLAGKTVDFVNKKAFEGTMLAHTDGKVPNLIVTIPEMDAYTFGYLVYFFEKACAMSGYLLGVNPFDQPGVEAYKVNMFALLGKPGFEEKKAELESRLKQS from the coding sequence ATGACACATATTCAATTTGACTACTCGAAAGCGTTACCTTTCTTTCAAGAGCATGAGCTTACATATTTAAAAGATTTTGTGAAGGTGGCCCATCATAATATTCATGAGCAAACGGGTGCAGGCAGTGATTATTTAGGCTGGGTTGACTTGCCTAAGCAATATGATCGCGAAGAATTTGCCCGTATTAAAAAAAGTGCAGAAAAGATTAAGTCTGATTCTGATGTTTTACTCGTTGTAGGAATCGGCGGCTCTTATCTTGGCGCACGTGCGGCGATTGAATTTTTGAACCATTCTTTCTATAACACTTTACCAAAAGGCAAACGCAAGACACCGCAAATCATTTTCATTGGTAACAACATCAGTTCTTCTTATTTAACAGATGTGATGGATCTGCTGGAAGATGCAGATTTCTCCATTAACGTGATTTCAAAATCTGGAACAACAACAGAGCCAGCCATTGCGTTCCGCATCTTTAAAAAGCTCCTCATTGAGAAATATGGTGCTGAAGAAACGAAAAAACGTATTTATGCGACAACTGACAAAGCACGCGGGGCACTCAAAACATTAGCAAACGAAGAAGGCTATGAATCATTTATCATCCCTGATGATGTAGGTGGGCGTTATTCCGTTTTAACGGCAGTTGGTCTATTGCCAATCGCTGTGAGTGGAGCAGACATTGATCAAATGATGGAAGGTGCTGCGAAAGCAAGCGAAGACTTCGCTTCATCTGAGCTGTCAGAAAATGCGGCTTATCAATATGCTGTAGTCCGTAATGTCCTTTACAATAAAGGCAGAACAATTGAAATGCTGATTAACTATGAGCCAGGCCTACAATATTTCGCAGAATGGTGGAAGCAATTATTCGGCGAAAGTGAAGGGAAAGATGAAAAAGGGATCTATCCTTCTTCTGCCAACTTCTCAACCGATCTTCATTCACTTGGTCAATATGTGCAAGAGGGAAGAAGAGACTTGTTTGAAACAATCGTGAATGTAGACAAGCCTCGACATGAGCTTGTAATTGAAACAGAAGAACAAGACCTTGATGGCTTAAACTATCTAGCAGGAAAAACGGTCGATTTCGTCAATAAAAAAGCATTTGAAGGGACAATGCTTGCCCATACTGATGGGAAAGTACCGAACCTGATTGTCACCATTCCTGAGATGGATGCTTATACATTCGGATATCTCGTGTACTTCTTCGAGAAAGCATGTGCGATGTCTGGTTATTTACTAGGCGTCAACCCATTCGATCAGCCTGGTGTAGAAGCTTATAAAGTGAATATGTTTGCTTTATTAGGAAAACCGGGCTTCGAAGAGAAAAAGGCAGAGCTTGAAAGCCGTCTAAAACAATCATAA
- a CDS encoding aminotransferase — MKKSYLSETVQSIQPSGIRKFFDLAATMEGVISLGVGEPDFVTAWNVREASIMSLEQGLTSYTANAGLLSLRKELSHYLYKRFHIDYSPEEELIITVGGSQALDLAFRAILNGGDEVIIPEPCFVAYGALTTLAGGVPVYLSTSAEKDFKADSADLRTKLTPKTKAILLCSPSNPTGSVYSKEELEDIAQFAKEHDLLIITDEIYAELTYDEAFTSVAAIQDMKERTILISGFSKGFAMTGWRLGYVAAPPVLRDAMLKIHQYSMMCAPAMAQYAAEEALKNGLEDVEKMKKSYRRRRNLFVGSLNELGLTCHQPNGAFYAFPSIKSTGMTSEQFAEELLLSEKVAVVPGNVFGPSGEGHIRCSYASSLDHLQEALSRIQRFLQDRQVKKEAPVILK; from the coding sequence ATGAAAAAGTCTTATTTATCTGAAACGGTACAAAGCATTCAGCCGTCAGGTATTCGGAAATTTTTTGATCTCGCAGCCACAATGGAAGGGGTTATTTCCCTTGGTGTCGGCGAACCAGATTTCGTGACAGCTTGGAATGTCAGAGAAGCAAGCATTATGTCATTAGAACAAGGGCTTACCTCTTATACGGCGAATGCAGGTCTGTTATCTTTGCGAAAAGAACTGAGCCACTATTTATATAAGCGGTTTCACATCGATTACAGTCCTGAAGAAGAACTCATTATTACGGTAGGCGGAAGCCAGGCTCTTGATTTGGCCTTTCGCGCAATTTTAAACGGCGGCGATGAAGTGATCATTCCAGAGCCTTGTTTTGTAGCATACGGGGCACTTACGACACTTGCAGGCGGAGTACCTGTCTATTTAAGTACATCGGCTGAAAAAGATTTCAAAGCAGATTCTGCTGATCTTCGCACGAAGCTGACACCGAAAACAAAAGCCATTTTACTGTGCTCTCCATCAAATCCAACAGGATCTGTTTACTCAAAGGAAGAGCTCGAAGATATTGCCCAATTTGCAAAAGAGCATGACCTTTTAATCATCACTGATGAAATTTATGCTGAACTGACGTACGATGAAGCTTTTACAAGCGTTGCGGCGATTCAAGATATGAAGGAAAGAACGATCTTGATTTCAGGCTTTTCAAAAGGATTTGCTATGACAGGCTGGCGCTTAGGATATGTGGCAGCACCACCTGTCCTGCGCGATGCCATGCTGAAAATACATCAATATTCTATGATGTGTGCTCCGGCTATGGCACAATATGCGGCAGAAGAAGCACTGAAAAATGGACTTGAAGATGTAGAGAAAATGAAGAAAAGCTACAGAAGACGCCGTAATTTGTTTGTTGGCTCCCTCAATGAACTAGGACTGACATGTCATCAGCCAAACGGAGCGTTTTACGCTTTCCCATCCATTAAAAGCACGGGCATGACCTCAGAACAATTTGCTGAGGAGTTGCTGCTAAGCGAAAAAGTAGCAGTTGTCCCTGGAAATGTATTCGGTCCAAGCGGTGAAGGTCATATTCGCTGTTCATATGCTTCGTCACTCGACCATCTTCAGGAAGCACTATCAAGAATCCAGCGCTTCTTGCAAGATAGACAAGTGAAAAAAGAAGCACCGGTCATTTTAAAATAA